From Musa acuminata AAA Group cultivar baxijiao chromosome BXJ3-8, Cavendish_Baxijiao_AAA, whole genome shotgun sequence, one genomic window encodes:
- the LOC135644990 gene encoding GRAS family protein RAD1-like codes for MSPACYLKPQEEQLQQLNYNEEGMGDNGAELGLSNMAKMDLHPVCFNLLPWDHASSAWFSPPLELIRQRKKQRTTNSVAAITVVGGDDVDDDRSDYARKLRFRDLLRTYKQRISALEVVEESPESDGVFEDGSGDGMRLVQLLISCAEAVACRDRAQASALLCELKASALVLGTSFQRVASCFVQGLSDRLALVQPLGAVGIVGPATVPPLALEKKAEGLRLAYELCPYLQFGHFVANASILEALEGESSVHVVDLGMTQGLPHGHQWRQLLDSLAGRGSPPPRRLRITGVGTRVEHLQSIGDELKSYAASLGIHLEFLVLESNLENLRTDDFEIEQGEVVVVNSILQLHCVVKESRGALNSVLQVIHELSPAVLVLVEQDSSHNGPFFLGRFMEALHYYSAIFDSLDAMLPKYDTRRAKVEQFHFAEEIKNIVSCEGPARVERHERVDQWRRRMSRAGFHPAPIKMMAQAKQWLAKFKPTEGYTIAEEKGCLVLGWKSKPIIAASGWKC; via the coding sequence ATGTCTCCTGCATGCTACTTGAAGCCTCAAGAAGAACAACTGCAACAGTTGAATTACAATGAGGAGGGGATGGGTGACAATGGCGCCGAGCTCGGCCTATCGAACATGGCTAAAATGGATCTGCATCCAGTCTGCTTTAACCTGCTTCCGTGGGATCATGCCTCGTCAGCGTGGTTTTCTCCTCCGCTGGAGCTCATTCGGCAAAGGAAGAAGCAGCGGACCACCAACAGCGTCGCGGCCATCACCGTCGTCGGGGGAGATGATGTTGATGACGACCGCTCGGATTACGCCCGGAAGCTTCGTTTCCGCGATCTGCTCCGCACCTACAAGCAGAGGATCTCGGCGTTGGAGGTGGTCGAGGAATCGCCTGAATCCGATGGGGTCTTCGAGGACGGCAGCGGCGATGGCATGAGGCTGGTGCAGTTGCTCATCTCGTGCGCCGAGGCGGTGGCGTGCCGCGACCGGGCGCAGGCGTCGGCGCTGCTGTGCGAGCTCAAAGCCAGCGCGCTGGTCCTCGGCACTTCGTTCCAGCGCGTGGCGTCTTGCTTCGTGCAGGGCCTCTCAGACCGCCTTGCGCTCGTGCAGCCGCTCGGCGCCGTCGGCATTGTCGGCCCCGCCACCGTCCCGCCGCTGGCGCTCGAGAAAAAGGCCGAGGGGCTGCGCCTCGCCTACGAGCTGTGCCCGTACCTCCAGTTCGGGCACTTCGTGGCCAACGCCTCCATATTGGAAGCCCTTGAGGGAGAGAGCTCCGTCCACGTGGTGGACCTCGGCATGACCCAGGGGCTCCCCCATGGCCACCAGTGGCGGCAGCTGCTCGATAGCCTCGCCGGCCGGGGCAGCCCACCGCCCCGCCGCCTCCGCATCACCGGCGTCGGCACCCGCGTCGAGCATCTGCAGTCCATCGGCGACGAGCTCAAATCCTACGCCGCGAGCCTGGGCATACACCTCGAGTTCCTCGTCCTGGAGAGCAACTTGGAGAACCTGAGGACCGACGACTTCGAGATCGAGCAAGGCGAGGTCGTCGTCGTCAACAGCATCCTGCAGCTGCATTGCGTCGTCAAGGAGAGCCGAGGGGCGCTCAACTCGGTGCTGCAGGTGATCCACGAGCTGTCGCCTGCGGTGCTGGTCCTGGTGGAGCAGGACTCGAGTCACAACGGCCCCTTCTTCCTGGGCAGGTTCATGGAGGCGCTGCACTACTACTCGGCGATCTTCGACTCGCTCGACGCCATGCTGCCCAAGTACGACACGAGGCGCGCGAAGGTGGAGCAGTTCCACTTCGCGGAGGAGATCAAGAACATCGTGAGCTGCGAGGGGCCGGCGAGGGTGGAGAGGCACGAGCGGGTGGATCAGTGGCGTCGCAGGATGAGCCGCGCCGGATTCCACCCGGCACCCATCAAGATGATGGCTCAGGCGAAGCAGTGGCTGGCGAAGTTTAAGCCTACTGAGGGATACACCATTGCCGAGGAGAAAGGGTGCCTTGTGCTTGGTTGGAAGTCGAAGCCCATCATCGCAGCTTCTGGCTGGAAATGTTAA
- the LOC135646021 gene encoding serine/threonine protein phosphatase 2A 57 kDa regulatory subunit B' theta isoform-like, with product MIKQILNRLPRKPSKSSDSRDSFTGPTPPSSSSSISSRNGDLQAGRITNLSNQIPPGSSPGINQLNKYAPAVNSRPNGNYVVPVYEALPSFKDVTSSEKQSLFMRKLDLCCVVFDFTDPAKNLKEKDIKRQTLLELVDYVTSASGKFPENVMQETTKMVSINLFRNLTIPPREHMVLEKIDADEEDPVMDPAWPHLQIVYEFFLRFVASPETDAKLAKRYIDHSFVLKLLDLLDSEDPREREYLKTILHRIYGKFMVHRPFIRKAINNIFYQFIFETEKHNGIAELLEILGSVISGFALPLKEEHKLFLVRALIPLHKPRCIAMYHQQLSYCITQFIEKDCKLADTVIRGLLKYWPITNSSKEVMFLGELEEILEATQPADFQRCMVPLFRQIARCLNSSHFQVAERALFLWNNDHIENLIKQNSKVILPIIFPALEKNTKSHWNQAVQSLTLNVRKIFTDHDPDLVSECLKKFEEDEAKDKEIRSKGEATWKRLEEIAASKAASRESAIDPRTIPHQVLSV from the exons ATGATTAAACAGATACTAAACCGGCTCCCCCGAAAGCCATCAAAGTCATCGGATAGTCGTGATTCATTTACTGGTCCAActcctccatcatcatcatcttcaatcAGCTCAAGAAATGGGGACTTGCAAGCCGGTAGAATCACAAATCTTAGTAATCAGATCCCTCCTGGATCGAGTCCTGGGATAAATCAACTAAACAAGTATGCTCCAGCTGTTAATTCGAGGCCGAATGGCAATTATGTGGTCCCAGTTTATGAAGCATTGCCAAGCTTTAAGGATGTCACAAGTTCTGAGAAGCAGAGCTTGTTCATGCGAAAGTTGGATTTGTGCTGTGTTGTGTTCGACTTCACTGACCCGGCAAAGAACTTGAAGGAGAAAGACATAAAACGACAGACATTGTTAGAGCTTGTTGACTATGTGACTTCAGCAAGTGGAAAGTTTCCAGAGAATGTCATGCAAGAGACTACCAAGATGGTGTCCATCAACTTGTTTAGGAACCTGACTATTCCACCTCGAGAGCACATGGTTTTGGAAAAAATTGATGCAGATGAGGAAGATCCTGTAATGGACCCTGCATGGCCACATTTACAGATTGTCTATGAGTTCTTTCTGCGGTTTGTTGCATCTCCAGAGACTGATGCTAAGCTGGCCAAGAGATATATAGATCACTCCTTTGTTCTTAAGCTCCTTGATCTCTTGGATTCTGAAGACCCTAGAGAGAGGGAGTACCTAAAGACGATACTTCACCGAATTTATGGTAAATTTATGGTGCACAGGCCATTCATTAGAAAAGCCATTAACAACATTTTTTATCAGTTTATCTTTGAAACAGAAAAGCACAATGGGATTGCAGAGCTTTTGGAGATTTTGGGAAGTGTTATCAGTGGATTTGCATTGCCACTGAAGGAAGAGCATAAATTGTTCCTTGTACGTGCTCTAATCCCACTTCATAAGCCAAGGTGCATTGCTATGTACCATCAGCAGTTATCATATTGCATAACACAATTTATTGAAAAGGATTGCAAACTTGCGGATACTGTTATAAGGGGCTTGTTGAAATACTGGCCTATCACAAATAGTTCAAAGGAAGTCATGTTCTTAGGAGAGTTAGAAGAGATCCTAGAAGCAACTCAGCCGGCAGATTTCCAGCGATGTATGGTTCCACTGTTCCGCCAGATTGCTCGCTGCTTGAACAGTTCTCACTTTCAG GTGGCTGAAAGAGCATTGTTCCTTTGGAATAACGATCATATAGAGAACTTGATTAAACAAAATAGCAAGGTTATATTGCCTATCATCTTTCCTGCATTGGAGAAAAACACGAAGAGCCACTGGAACCAGGCTGTTCAGAGCCTTACACTCAACGTCCGCAAGATTTTCACTGATCATGATCCTGATCTGGTTTCTGAGTGCTTGAAGAAGTTTGAGGAAGACGAAGCTAAAGACAAGGAAATCAGGTCGAAAGGGGAAGCCACATGGAAGCGCCTTGAAGAAATTGCTGCCTCAAAAGCTGCAAGCAGGGAGTCTGCGATTGATCCCCGAACCATACCACATCAAGTTCTGTCCGTTTAG